The following is a genomic window from Kogia breviceps isolate mKogBre1 chromosome 4, mKogBre1 haplotype 1, whole genome shotgun sequence.
AGCAAGGTACAGGGAGCACCTGTTCCCACACGGTCCTTTTAGTCCATTCCAACAGTACTCTGAGCAGCTCTGGAGGCTTAGGGCTCCAGCCTGGCAGAGCATAGGGTGGGCTGAGGGTAGAGGTCACTCCAGGAGGCGAGGGTCATAGCCAGGTGCTGCCGCTGTGTGAGTAGCTGTGCTCCTGGCCCGCGCTGAAGCCCTGCAGCAGCTCAGCCTCGCCCCCGAACACCAGGCTTTCCACATCCACCTCCAGCTCCTCTGCACAGGGAGCAGGCCAGTCAGGGGACCTGGGCCACTCAGCCCACTCGACCCCTCCACTTAAAGGCACTTACCTTGGTCTGAGTCGGAGCGCTCAGAGGAGAGACCTGAGGAGTCTAGGCTGTCTGCTCTTAGCCGCTCGCGCTCGCCAGCCCCGGCCAGCCCCCGGAGCTGCTCCAGCTGCTGCCGGAGGCTCTGCTGCTTGCTGCGCAGCTTCTCCTTGAGCCGTCGGGCCCGCTGCTCCTGCTCCTCCAGCTTCTGCAGATCCGAGGGAGCAAGGAGCTGGGGTCAGCTACCTGGGGTCTCGGGCCTCGCCCCAACACCACTCAACGGCGGAC
Proteins encoded in this region:
- the MXD3 gene encoding max dimerization protein 3 isoform X2, which translates into the protein MEPVASNIQVLLQAAEFLDRREREAEHGYASLCPHRGPGPVHRRRKRSPQAPGALDSGRRAQLKRCLEQLKQQMPLGADCARYTTLSLLRRARMHIQKLEEQEQRARRLKEKLRSKQQSLRQQLEQLRGLAGAGERERLRADSLDSSGLSSERSDSDQEELEVDVESLVFGGEAELLQGFSAGQEHSYSHSGSTWL